Proteins from one Argopecten irradians isolate NY chromosome 15, Ai_NY, whole genome shotgun sequence genomic window:
- the LOC138309495 gene encoding zinc finger protein 782-like, with amino-acid sequence MARQQRISRIGKRQGENTRQTTPSSNPLKEAKRTKWEEKEFKLQFNGYKGKNQRSDKTTEFQKSKTNGTIPGRNAVPSHSDTPDIYHKTGLADVTNSSCTRRMTTRAMSRSLDVGSGLESKPKWTAFEIEHLQRVVNIIQKNHPNVWETVQGMTIAETKKECQQRYKKGFKTRQKEATIVPYTENQVDVMKRKFAIVLGLHVGDNDQQDEYEVKRRNLVDGIRQKDVRQSQLSDPEPYSCNHCGRGFSDKRYMRKHDRTHTRDKNCKCQLCGKLFQTKSDMRTHVRIHTGTQLHRCGTCGKGFNVQMDLHRHRRTHTGERPFPCSHCDSRFIDQRDLRKHLKTHFREERYTCDICGKSFTRKFSLVVHIQGHSGDRLFSCDACDKRFSSQGNLRKHLKTHSGERSHKCVQCGKSYSRKYSLNIHLLEHKSEKLYSCNVCSKTFLYRNSFRRHILIHSR; translated from the exons ATGGCACGGCAACAACGAATATCAAGAATAGGAAAAAGACAGGGAGAAAATACGAGGCAAACAACACCAAGCAGCAATCCACTGAAAGAAGCGAAGAGAACGAAATGGGAAGAGAAAGAATTCAAGTTGCAATTCAACGGATATAAAGGGAAGAATCAACGGTCGGACAAGACAACagaatttcaaaaatcaaaaacaaacggTACTATTCCTGGGAGGAATGCTGTTCCTTCGCATTCAGATACACCCGACATTTATCACAAAACTGGTTTGGCTGACGTCACAAATAGCTCCTGCACGAGGAGAATGACCACCAGAGCAATGTCAAGGTCGCTAGATGTCGGTAGTGGACTAGAATCAAAACCCAAATGGACAGCATTTGAAATCGAACATTTACAAAG ggttgtcaacattatacaaaAGAACCACCCAAACGTATGGGAAACTGTACAAGGAATGACCATAGCTGAGACAAAGAAGGAATGTCAGCAGCGGTACAAGAAAGGTTTTAAAACAAGGCAAAAGGAGGCGACCATTGTACCATATACTGAAAATCAAG TGGATGTCATGAAAAGAAAATTCGCCATAGTGCTGGGGCTACATGTAGGAGATAACGATCAACAAGACGAATATGAAGTAAAGAGAAGGAATTTGGTAGACGGGATTAGACAGAAGGATGTCAGACAGTCACAGCTTTCTGATCCTGAACCTTACTCATGTAACCACTGTGGACGAGGTTTCAGTGATAAAAGATACATGCGGAAACATGACCGTACACATACTAGAGACAAAAACTGCAAATGTCAACTGTGTGGTAAGTTGTTTCAAACCAAAAGTGATATGAGGACACACGTGCGTATACACACGGGTACGCAGCTCCACAGGTGTGGCACATGTGGTAAAGGCTTCAATGTACAGATGGACCTACACAGACACCGCCGCACACATACAGGCGAGAGACCTTTCCCGTGTAGTCACTGTGATAGTAGGTTCATTGACCAACGTGACCTGAGGAAACATTTAAAGACACATTTTAGAGAAGAGAGATATACGTGTGATATCTGTGGAAAGTCCTTCACTAGAAAGTTCTCTTTGGTAGTTCACATACAGGGTCACTCTGGAGACAGACTTTTCTCGTGTGACGCTTGTGATAAAAGGTTTAGTTCGCAGGGAAATCTGCGCAAGCATTTGAAAACACATTCTGGAGAAAGATCTCACAAATGTGTACAATGTGGGAAGTCCTACAGCAGGAAATACAGTTTGAACATTCATCTCCTTGAACATAAATCAGAAAAACTGTACAGTTGTAACGTATGCTCAAAGACATTCCTCTACAGGAACAGCTTCCGGCGACATATTCTTATACATAGCAGATGA
- the LOC138308791 gene encoding transcription factor IIIB 50 kDa subunit-like, translating to MHLKVIEAAMQKRHQSSIYTERGCRCEPGACIERGSRRESGACIERGSRCEPGACIERGSRCEPGVCIERGSRCEPRVCIERGSRCEPGACIERGSRCEPGACIERGSRCEPGACIERGSRRESGACIERGSRCEPEACIERGSRCEPGACIERGSRCEPGACIERGSRCEPGACIERGSRRESGACIERGSRRESGACVERGSRCEPRAYSTERGSGSQQQMIQYRISSPKEEKF from the coding sequence ATGCACCTTAAAGTTATAGAAGCAGCTATGCAGAAAAGACATCAGAGTAGTATCTATACAGAACGAGGATGTCGCTGTGAGCCAGGAGCCTGTATAGAACGAGGCAGTCGCCGTGAGTCAGGAGCCTGTATAGAACGAGGCAGTCGCTGTGAGCCAGGAGCCTGTATAGAACGAGGCAGTCGCTGTGAGCCAGGAGTCTGTATAGAACGTGGTAGCCGCTGTGAGCCAAGAGTCTGTATAGAACGAGGCAGTCGCTGTGAGCCAGGAGCCTGTATAGAACGAGGCAGTCGCTGTGAGCCAGGAGCCTGTATAGAACGAGGCAGTCGCTGTGAGCCAGGAGCCTGTATAGAACGAGGCAGTCGCCGTGAGTCAGGAGCCTGTATAGAACGAGGCAGTCGCTGTGAGCCAGAAGCCTGTATAGAACGAGGCAGTCGCTGTGAGCCAGGAGCCTGTATAGAACGAGGCAGTCGCTGTGAGCCAGGAGCCTGTATAGAACGAGGCAGTCGCTGTGAGCCAGGAGCCTGTATAGAACGAGGCAGTCGCCGTGAGTCAGGAGCCTGTATAGAACGAGGCAGTCGCCGTGAGTCAGGAGCCTGTGTAGAACGAGGCAGTCGCTGTGAGCCAAGAGCCTATAGTACAGAACGTGGCAGTGGCTCTCAGCAACAGATGATACAATACAGAATCAGCAGCCCCAAAGAAGAGAAATTTTAG
- the LOC138309081 gene encoding uncharacterized protein, with protein MYLNRQQPSTTMLKYTIASDEGSFSPAHRPDNPDTYNIKETLETSANPRTRAKMVMKKRAKHVQKRASEYAMLPPINGSHNYRKEIATPYINNATSTHEALETPYTNALGISRLHDVSTPYIMNTHISKMDGMSPVPGREYTMAGKEHYSKMGGLAHGGTNIVEVSHMRQDSFAHETITKLQSSSPYIERKSRYDRKPNKYVTEKSDLDRNNSKLHVQSNQIGLIDRTERHRTRVIHGNEPFSIRKKIEQFRRWHEEQYKEKLKKLKDEIDNQFEAEQRKMTKSALKSKSKHREDNVNKNKPEHKVEDGSEDKGKENKTTTKDSTKSPDDGPTSSHAHTDKQMEVEDVGTGDVVNDNAGSEHTWHTWRDVNESYAYNDVAKYIEDNELMTVEKLDWIKNWIIDVEKALVEPEDDELL; from the coding sequence ATGTACCTGAATCGCCAACAGCCTTCCACTACTATGCTGAAATATACGATAGCAAGCGACGAGGGTTCATTTTCCCCCGCGCACCGCCCAGACAACCCCGATACTTATAATATAAAGGAGACACTGGAAACCAGTGCAAATCCAAGGACTCGAGCAAAAATGGTGATGAAAAAACGGGCTAAACATGTTCAGAAGCGCGCGAGTGAGTATGCCATGCTTCCCCCAATCAACGGGTCTCATAATTACCGGAAGGAGATAGCGACTCCATATATCAACAACGCCACCTCAACACATGAAGCGCTCGAGACGCCGTATACCAACGCGCTCGGGATTTCCCGTCTCCATGATGTGTCGACGCCATATATAATGAACACTCATATATCAAAAATGGACGGTATGTCTCCCGTTCCCGGTCGGGAGTATACGATGGCAGGAAAGGAACATTACTCTAAAATGGGGGGTTTAGCTCACGGGGGTACGAATATTGTGGAAGTCTCGCATATGCGCCAGGACTCGTTCGCGCACGAGACTATCACAAAGCTTCAATCGTCTTCGCCATATATTGAACGGAAGTCTAGGTATGAtagaaaaccaaataaatatgtaaCGGAGAAATCAGACTTAGATCGAAATAATTCCAAATTACATGTCCAAAGTAACCAGATAGGGTTAATAGACCGGACAGAGAGACACCGCACACGTGTTATCCACGGCAACGAACCGTTCTCCATTCGGAAGAAAATAGAACAGTTCCGGCGCTGGCACGAGGAACAATATAAAGAGAAACTTAAGAAGTTAAAGGACGAGATAGACAATCAATTTGAGGCTGAACAGCGCAAAATGACAAAATCTGCATTAAAATCAAAGTCAAAACACAGGGAggacaatgtaaacaaaaacaaacctgAGCACAAGGTCGAGGATGGATCAGAGGACAAGGGTAAGGAAAACAAAACGACAACGAAGGATAGTACTAAAAGTCCGGATGACGGACCAACATCCTCGCATGCGCACACTGACAAACAAATGGAGGTTGAGGATGTTGGCACTGGGGATGTTGTAAATGACAACGCCGGGTCGGAACACACCTGGCATACCTGGCGTGACGTCAATGAGTCGTATGCTTACAATGACGTCGCCAAATATATCGAGGACAACGAACTCATGACCGTAGAAAAGTTAGACTGGATTAAAAACTGGATAATTGACGTAGAAAAGGCGCTTGTGGAACCGGAGGATGACGAGCTTTTGTGA